TATACGGAGTTACTGTTCAAAATAAAACGTTAGAGGATGAGTTCTTAGCGATTACTGGGGGAGTGAAAGCGTAATGTTTAAATTAATTCAAAATGAATTTTTAAAGTTGCATGCGAAAAAAGGTATGTATATTTTAATGGGTGTCATTGCGGCAATCGAAATTTTAGGTACTTTAGCAATGTTGAAGTGGGGAAAAGGTGATGAGTTTAAGGGATCATATTTAGATTATGCAAACTCAGAGATTGGCTTAATTGTTTTATTTACAACGATTTTTGGGATTACACTTGCTGCCCGTACTCTTACTGATGAGTTCCAAAAAGGTACAATTAAACAATTGTTAATCCGTCCAAGAAAAAGACTTGCAGTTTTATTTTCTAAATATATTACAGTGTTATTAGCAATGTTATTTATCGTATTAGCTGGTATGCTAATTGCAATGATTATTGGCGGTATTGTAATGGATGGTAGTAAAACAGAATTAACATTAGGAATCGTTATGAAGTCCACTTTATATCAACTACTTTCACCGTTCTTTTTTGCAACACTTGCATTTTTCCTAGCAAATGTCTTTAGAAAATCTGTATTACCATTAATTATTACGATGTTCCTATTCTTCTTACAAGGTGCAATTAATATGGTATTAATAATGTTTGCAAAAGGTGTAGCGAAGTTTGTAGTATTCAACCATTTGGATTTAAGAGCTTACGATAGTAATAAATTAATCAATGGTGGAAT
This DNA window, taken from Bacillus cereus ATCC 14579, encodes the following:
- a CDS encoding ABC transporter permease, which codes for MFKLIQNEFLKLHAKKGMYILMGVIAAIEILGTLAMLKWGKGDEFKGSYLDYANSEIGLIVLFTTIFGITLAARTLTDEFQKGTIKQLLIRPRKRLAVLFSKYITVLLAMLFIVLAGMLIAMIIGGIVMDGSKTELTLGIVMKSTLYQLLSPFFFATLAFFLANVFRKSVLPLIITMFLFFLQGAINMVLIMFAKGVAKFVVFNHLDLRAYDSNKLINGGMEPTFTEFTFTTSLLLVAAYFVVLLVASSALFQKRDVL